The Actinosynnema mirum DSM 43827 genomic interval GCCGGAGAGCGCGCGCCACGGCACGTCCTCCACCCCGCGCAGGGGGTCCGGCCGCCACCAGGCCGCGGGCAGTTCCATGCCGGGGAAGCTACGGGATGACTGGTCCGAACGGGGCGACCACGGCGCGGTGTCGCCCCGTGACCGCCGTACGATCACCGCCGTGCGCGGACCCACCTACAAGGTTGTCGACCTGTTCTCCGGCGCGGGTGGGATGAGCCTCGGGTTCCGAACCCACCGCGACTTCACCGTCGTCGGCGCGGCGGACGCGCAGATCGGCAAGCCCTCGTCCCCGCTGGGCTCGCTGCGGTGCAACAACGTCTACCGCGACAACATCGGCATCGACCCGCTGCAGGTCGACCTCGGCCGGATCGACCCGGCGGTGCTGCGCGAGGTGTGGGGGCTGCGGCGCGGCGAGCTGGACGTGCTGGTGGCCTGCCCGCCGTGCTCCGGCTTCACCCGGATCACCGCCGCCAACCACCTGCGCGACGACCCGCGCAACTCGCTGGTCGGCCGGGTGGCCCGGTTCGTGGCCGAGCTGCGCCCCAAGGTGCTGCTGATGGAGAACGCGCGCGAGCTGGTGCGCGGCAAGCAGCGGCACCACCTGGACGGGCTGGCCGAGCAGCTGATCGCGCTCGGCTACGAGGTGGACGCCTCCTCGCACATGCTGTCCCGGTTCGGCCTGCCGCAGCTGCGCGAGCGGGCCGTCGTGGTGGCGGTGGACGCGGGCATCCCCCTGCGGACGCTGGAGGACGTGTGGCGCGGCCGGGAGGTGCGTCCCGCCGCCGTGACGGTGCGGCGCGCCATCGGCAAGCTGCCGCCCATCCCGGCGGGCTACGCGCACCCGGACGACGCCATGCACGTCTCCCCGTCGTTCCGGGCGGACCGCTCGCTGGACCGGATGCGGGCGATCCCGGTGGACGGCGGCTCGTGGGCGGACCTCGTCGGCGCGCCGGACACCGAGCTGCTGCTGAACCCCGCCCAGGTGAAGATCATCGAGGCCGGCCGGTGGGGTTCGCACCCGGACGTCTACGGGCGGATGTGGTGGGACGAGCCCGCGCGGACGATCAAACGGGAATGCGCGCACGTCGGAAATGGTCGCTATGCGCATCCGGAGCAGCACCGCTTGTGCACCGTGCGTGAGATGGCGCTTCTCCAGGGATTCCCCCGGAAGTTCCGATTCGACGTCTCCGTGCTGGGGAACGCGTACCGGCACCTGGGCGACGCGGTGCCGCCGCTGATCTCCTACCAGCTCGCCTCGCTGGTGCGCTGGATGCTTTCCGGAGAGCGCCCCACCGCCCGTGAACTGTGCCTTCCCGGCACGTCCCTGCGTCCGAGCGACATCCGACCCGCGCTGGTTCCGAGCCTGGTCGCTTGATCACCGTTCCATAACGTTGTGGACTCGAATCACTGGAAAACCTCAGGTCCAACAAATGATCCACATGTGCTGACCAGGCGAAACGCACCGCGTTTCAAGGTTGCTTGTGACTTTGGACCTGTCTTTTAACAGTCAGTGGATCTTGGTTTCGACCACTGTGGATGATCACCCGACCGTCCACAGTGGACCACTCTTCTGGGTTTCCGCAGGTCAGCGTTTTGTACGCAGGGTGTTCCCAAAACTCGATTGGGTGAAACTCGATCGGATAGGGTTCGGCCGATTCCTGTCGTTTCGGTGTCGACCCCTGGTCAGGCGGTCCGTCGAGGCGGCAGAGAACCGACGCCTTGCACCACCCATCGGGCTACCTGCGAAGCCTCTAGGAGAAACATGGCATCCCGGTTGTTGAAGCGTGCTGGGGCAATCGCCCTCGGTGCTTCGATCGCGCTGACCACCGCCGCCCTGCCCGCTTCCGCGACGGCCATCGAGATCCTCCCGATCCCGAGGCACGATCCCGACTTCGCGAAGTTCCACGAAGAGGGCATCGAGGTCAAGATGTCCGGTCACAAGGACAAGGACAACTGGCTCGGCGCCAACCTCATCGCGCTGAAGGTCAAGGAAGACGGCAAGACCACCGGCGTCAAGGCGTACTGCGTCGAGCTGCCGACCCCGCTGGAGAACGGCACTCCGCTGACCGAGGTCCCGTGGGGCGAGCACCCCAATTCGGGCACCAAGTTCAAGGAGAACGCCGACAAGATCAACTGGATTCTCCAGAACAGCTACCCGGTCAAGGACGCCTCCGTCCTGAGCGAGGCGACCGGCAAGTCGGTCAGCAAGCGCGAGGCCATCGCCGCCACCCAGGCCGCGATCTGGCACTTCAGCGACGGCGCCGACCTGGACACCACCAAGGACCGGGACCGCCAGACCAACGAGGACGTCAAGGCGGTCTACGCCTACCTGATCGGCGAGAAGAACGTCGGCATCAAGGAGCAGCCCGCTCCCTCGCTGGCGATCACCCCGAAGACGCAGTCGGGCAAGCCGGGCGACCTGATCGGCCCGTTCGAGGTCAGCACCACCGCGGGCGCCGTCGTCCTCAAGGCCGACCTGCCCCAGGGCGTGACCCTGGTCGACGCCGCGGGCGCGACCCTGAAGACCGCCGCCAAGGGCGACGCGTCGGCCTCCGCCGACACCAAGTTCGAGAAGGTCTTCGTCAAGGTCCCCGAGGGCGCCAAGGACGGCCAGGTCTCCTTCTCGCTGCAGGCCGACGCGAAGCTGAACAGCGGTCGCCTCTTCGTCAGCAGCGACAAGAACAAGAAGACCCAGTCGCTCGTCGTCGCGCTGCCGAGCCAGGTGACGGTCAAGGCCGAGGCCACCGCCAGCTGGAAGGCCGAGCAGGTCACCACGCCGCCGACCACCACCTCGGTGAGCACCTCCCCGAGCGCCCCGGCCCCGAGCAGCAGCAACCCGAGCACGCCGGAGTCCTCCACCCCGGAGACCTCGGTCAGCCCGGTCCCCGTGGCCGAGAAGGACGAGCTCGCCTCCACCGGCGCCTCGATCTTCGTGCCGCTGCTGATCGGCCTCGGCCTGCTGGGCGCGGGCGCCGCCGCGATGATCGTGATGCGTCGCCGCAAGACCGCGTGAACGACGCCGTGAGGGCGTGAACGAGCCCTCGCGGTAGCCCGAACGGCTCCCCCGGTCCAGCCGGAGGGAGCCGTTTGGCGTTTCCGGCCTCTGGACCGGTCCGGTAACCTCGCTCAGCGAGTGCGAAGGAGCACCAGAGTGAACTTCGACGAGATCAAGAACAAGGCGACGCAGCTGCTGGAGCAGCACCACGAGACGGTCGAGAAGGGCATCGACCAGGCGGCGGACTTCATCTCGGACCGGCTCGGGCACCAGGAGCAGGTCCACTCGGCGGCCGAGAAGGCCAAGGACGCCCTGCCGGGTGCGCGGTGAGCACCGCCAGGACGGCCGAGCGCGCCACCGCCCAGCAGGGCGAGTCCCGCGCCGCCGCTCGCATGGTCACCTGGCAGGGGTGCTCGGTGCCCAGGCTGGAGCAGGTCCGCGTGCTGGTGTCCGAGCACAAGCTCAGGGCGTCCGGCCGGATCGTCGCCTCGGGGCCCGCCGAGCAGTTCAACGGCTCCTTCGAGCTGTCGGTCGGCGAGGACGGCGCCGTGACGCGGCTGCTGCTGCGCACCGCCACCGTCGCCGAGGAGCGGCACGTCTCGCTCAGCCGGTCCTCCGACGGCGTCTGGATGGTCGACCGGGGCCACGGCGGTGAGCGGGCCGACTTCGACGGCGCGGTCGACGTGGACGTGGAGTTCGCGGTGCTGTTCGCGGCCATCCCGGTCCGGCGGCTGGGCCTGCACCGGGAGCCCGGTGAGGCCGAGCTGCCCGTGGTGCGGGTCAGCCTGCCCGACCTGGACGTCACCGTCGTGCGGCGCGGCTACCGCACCGCGTCGGTCGGCGACGGCGGCTCGGTCGTGGCGATCCGCGCGGAGGACGGCGAGCAGGACGTCACCGTGGACGCCGAGGGGCTGGTCGTGGACTACCCGGACGTGGCGCAAAGGATCTGACGCCGCGGATCCAACGCCAGGAGAACGCGCGCGGCCGGGGCCCCCAGGGGTCCCGGCCGCCGCCGTTCACCGGTCCACCCGGCCGGTCAGACCCGCACCGCGATCGCCATGCCCTGCCCGACCCCCACGCACGCCGCCGCGACGCCCACGCCGCCGCCGCGCGCCCGCAGGTGCCTGCACAGGTCCACCACGACCCTCGGCATCGACGCCCCCAGCGGGTGCCCGTAGGCGATCGCCCCGCCGTGCACGTTCACCTTCTCCCGGTCCACCTCGGGCAGGTGGTGCAGCACCGACAGCGCCATCGCCGCGAACGCCTCGTTGATCTCCCACAGGTCCACGTCCGCGCCGCCGATCCCCAGCCGCCCCAGCAGCTTCCGGATCGCCCCCACCGGCGCCAGGGTGAACCGCTGCGGCTCGCCCGCCGTGACCGCCGACCCCAGCACCTCGCCCAGCGGGGTGACGCCCAGCTCGGTGGCCAGCGACTCGGTGCCCAGCAGGACCGCCGCCGCGCCGTCGTTCAGCGGCGAGGAGTTGCCCGCCGTCACCGTGCCGTCGTCGCTGAACGCGGGCTTGAGCTTCGCCAGCTTCTCCGCGCTCGTCTCCGGCCGCACCGACTCGTCCCTGCGCACCGCCGACCCGTCCGGCAGCTGCACCGGGAACGCGAACCCGTCGTGCACGCCCGCGTCCCACGCCGCCGACGCCCGCCGGTGCGAGCGCAGCGCGTACTGGTCCATCCGCTCGCGGGTGATGCCCAGCTCGGCGGCCACCTGCTCGGCGGCCCGCCCCAGCGGGACCGTCCACGCGGACGGCATCCTCGGGTTCACCAGCCGCCAGCCCAGCGCCGTGGACACCGGCTCCAGCCGGTCCGCGAACGGCCGGTCCGGCCTCGGCACCACGAACGGCGCGCGGGTCATGCCCTCCACCCCGCCCGCCACGACCACGTCCGCGTCACCCATCGCGAGCGCCCGCGAGGCCTGCACGATCGCCTCGCCGCCGGACGCGCACAGCCGGTTCACCGAGGCGCCCGGCACCGTCGGCGGCAGGCCCGCCAGCAGCGCGGCCATCCGCCCGATGTTCCGGTTCTCCTCACCGGCCCCGTTCGTGTTCCCGTACAGCACGTCGTCGACGCGCGCCGGGTCCAGGTCCGGGTGCCTGCGCAGCAGCTCGGAGATCGGCAGGGCGGCC includes:
- a CDS encoding thiolase family protein, with protein sequence MQRPLILDAARTPFGRYRGGLSGVRVDDLAALPISELLRRHPDLDPARVDDVLYGNTNGAGEENRNIGRMAALLAGLPPTVPGASVNRLCASGGEAIVQASRALAMGDADVVVAGGVEGMTRAPFVVPRPDRPFADRLEPVSTALGWRLVNPRMPSAWTVPLGRAAEQVAAELGITRERMDQYALRSHRRASAAWDAGVHDGFAFPVQLPDGSAVRRDESVRPETSAEKLAKLKPAFSDDGTVTAGNSSPLNDGAAAVLLGTESLATELGVTPLGEVLGSAVTAGEPQRFTLAPVGAIRKLLGRLGIGGADVDLWEINEAFAAMALSVLHHLPEVDREKVNVHGGAIAYGHPLGASMPRVVVDLCRHLRARGGGVGVAAACVGVGQGMAIAVRV
- a CDS encoding antitoxin; the encoded protein is MNFDEIKNKATQLLEQHHETVEKGIDQAADFISDRLGHQEQVHSAAEKAKDALPGAR
- a CDS encoding thioester domain-containing protein, which translates into the protein MASRLLKRAGAIALGASIALTTAALPASATAIEILPIPRHDPDFAKFHEEGIEVKMSGHKDKDNWLGANLIALKVKEDGKTTGVKAYCVELPTPLENGTPLTEVPWGEHPNSGTKFKENADKINWILQNSYPVKDASVLSEATGKSVSKREAIAATQAAIWHFSDGADLDTTKDRDRQTNEDVKAVYAYLIGEKNVGIKEQPAPSLAITPKTQSGKPGDLIGPFEVSTTAGAVVLKADLPQGVTLVDAAGATLKTAAKGDASASADTKFEKVFVKVPEGAKDGQVSFSLQADAKLNSGRLFVSSDKNKKTQSLVVALPSQVTVKAEATASWKAEQVTTPPTTTSVSTSPSAPAPSSSNPSTPESSTPETSVSPVPVAEKDELASTGASIFVPLLIGLGLLGAGAAAMIVMRRRKTA
- a CDS encoding DNA cytosine methyltransferase; amino-acid sequence: MRGPTYKVVDLFSGAGGMSLGFRTHRDFTVVGAADAQIGKPSSPLGSLRCNNVYRDNIGIDPLQVDLGRIDPAVLREVWGLRRGELDVLVACPPCSGFTRITAANHLRDDPRNSLVGRVARFVAELRPKVLLMENARELVRGKQRHHLDGLAEQLIALGYEVDASSHMLSRFGLPQLRERAVVVAVDAGIPLRTLEDVWRGREVRPAAVTVRRAIGKLPPIPAGYAHPDDAMHVSPSFRADRSLDRMRAIPVDGGSWADLVGAPDTELLLNPAQVKIIEAGRWGSHPDVYGRMWWDEPARTIKRECAHVGNGRYAHPEQHRLCTVREMALLQGFPRKFRFDVSVLGNAYRHLGDAVPPLISYQLASLVRWMLSGERPTARELCLPGTSLRPSDIRPALVPSLVA
- a CDS encoding putative glycolipid-binding domain-containing protein, with the translated sequence MSTARTAERATAQQGESRAAARMVTWQGCSVPRLEQVRVLVSEHKLRASGRIVASGPAEQFNGSFELSVGEDGAVTRLLLRTATVAEERHVSLSRSSDGVWMVDRGHGGERADFDGAVDVDVEFAVLFAAIPVRRLGLHREPGEAELPVVRVSLPDLDVTVVRRGYRTASVGDGGSVVAIRAEDGEQDVTVDAEGLVVDYPDVAQRI